The proteins below are encoded in one region of Maribacter aestuarii:
- a CDS encoding CocE/NonD family hydrolase encodes MKTVLTRFVLLFTIVLFISSCKRTTKISKDQISETYVADNYTKKEVDIEMRDGAKLHTTIYSPKDTSKKYPILMQRTPYSSRPYGEGNFKEQIGPNIHLMLEGNIIVYQDVRGRWLSEGHYENMRAYIPNKTSDQDVDESSDTYDTIEWLVNNVENNNGKVGVWGISYPGYYATYATIDAHPALKAASPQACIGDFFFDDFHHNGAYLLSYFRATSLFGTPRPNGDQPIDTAWYTLPDIQTEDQYQFFLDQGPLKNLNSFFEYETADTPRMGVEGKTDDFFWNELIEHPNYDELWQSRGLIQHLDKSKSHVATMIVGGWFDAEDLYGPLETYKKIEKNREGYNTIVFGPWDHGRWARRNGRNLVGNYYFGDSISEFFQENIETKFFNHFLKGDGDADSGLPEAYVYDSGRKEWAKYDAWPPKGMAKQEFFLSENQELTKEPNSITGFQFISDVKKPVPYSEDIKTVFTPRKYMTDDQRFAARRSDVLVFETDVLEEDLTLAGDILAKLKVATTGTAADWIVKVIDVHPANTETNEEMQDHLKMSNYHLMVRSEVLRGRFRNSFSDPEPFVPNQKTDVTIKLQDVFHTIKKGHKLQVQVQSTWFPLIDLNPQTYVDNIFKADEGDFKTQTHTVFTDSSLEFSVLD; translated from the coding sequence ATGAAAACCGTTCTAACTAGATTTGTTCTATTGTTCACGATAGTCTTGTTCATTTCTTCCTGCAAGAGAACAACCAAAATTTCCAAAGACCAAATATCAGAAACTTATGTGGCCGACAATTATACCAAGAAGGAGGTAGATATAGAAATGAGGGATGGGGCAAAACTGCATACCACTATCTATTCGCCAAAGGATACCTCTAAAAAATATCCCATCCTCATGCAGCGTACCCCCTATAGCTCACGACCTTATGGGGAAGGCAACTTTAAGGAGCAGATAGGACCTAATATTCACTTAATGCTAGAAGGGAATATAATCGTGTACCAAGATGTGCGGGGCAGATGGTTAAGCGAAGGCCATTATGAAAACATGCGAGCTTACATTCCCAATAAAACGTCGGACCAGGATGTGGATGAGAGTTCGGATACCTATGATACAATTGAATGGTTGGTAAACAATGTGGAGAATAACAATGGTAAAGTTGGTGTATGGGGTATTTCCTATCCTGGATATTACGCAACGTATGCCACTATTGATGCGCATCCGGCTTTAAAAGCGGCCTCCCCGCAAGCCTGTATCGGGGATTTCTTTTTTGATGATTTTCATCATAACGGAGCTTATCTTTTGAGCTATTTTAGGGCTACTTCACTTTTCGGAACGCCGCGCCCTAATGGTGACCAACCTATTGACACGGCCTGGTACACATTGCCGGATATACAGACGGAGGATCAATACCAGTTCTTTTTGGACCAGGGGCCCTTAAAAAATCTAAACTCGTTTTTCGAATACGAAACGGCGGATACCCCACGAATGGGAGTGGAGGGTAAAACCGATGATTTCTTTTGGAACGAACTCATAGAGCATCCCAACTATGATGAACTATGGCAAAGCCGTGGTTTGATTCAGCATTTGGACAAATCGAAATCCCATGTGGCTACCATGATCGTTGGAGGGTGGTTTGATGCGGAAGATCTTTACGGTCCGTTAGAAACCTATAAAAAAATAGAGAAGAATCGTGAAGGATATAACACCATAGTTTTCGGACCGTGGGACCATGGGCGCTGGGCGAGAAGAAATGGTAGGAATTTAGTTGGTAACTACTATTTTGGGGATTCCATCTCAGAATTTTTCCAAGAAAATATAGAAACCAAATTCTTCAATCATTTTTTGAAGGGCGATGGCGATGCCGACAGCGGGTTGCCGGAAGCCTATGTATATGATTCGGGTAGAAAGGAGTGGGCAAAATATGATGCATGGCCTCCCAAAGGGATGGCCAAACAAGAATTTTTCCTCTCCGAAAATCAAGAATTGACAAAAGAACCTAATAGTATAACCGGCTTTCAATTTATAAGTGATGTCAAAAAACCGGTACCGTATTCAGAGGATATCAAAACAGTGTTTACACCCCGTAAGTATATGACGGACGACCAGCGTTTTGCCGCTCGCCGTTCCGATGTATTGGTTTTTGAGACAGATGTTTTGGAAGAGGATTTGACGCTGGCCGGGGATATTTTAGCAAAACTAAAAGTGGCCACCACGGGAACCGCTGCGGATTGGATTGTAAAAGTAATTGATGTTCACCCCGCGAACACGGAAACGAATGAAGAAATGCAGGATCATTTAAAAATGAGTAATTATCACCTAATGGTCCGTAGTGAGGTATTACGGGGGCGCTTCCGGAATAGCTTTTCCGACCCAGAACCTTTTGTGCCCAATCAGAAAACAGATGTGACCATAAAACTACAGGATGTGTTTCACACCATTAAAAAGGGACACAAGCTGCAAGTACAAGTACAGAGTACATGGTTCCCGCTCATAGATTTAAATCCACAGACCTATGTGGACAACATCTTTAAAGCGGATGAGGGCGATTTTAAAACACAGACCCATACAGTATTCACCGATTCTAGTCTGGAGTTTTCAGTATTGGATTAA
- a CDS encoding App1 family protein yields MTLFGKKDKYQIIVFQTYGTQSHFYTRGRALEDENIDLEQKGILNLLVNFYKRFETDEVVNTSILTNLGDGTSISGKTDDEGYFLIDKQMDALSGLANEEGWVNFEIAFTDFDLKREILNKNKFPGEMLIPSPEASFGVISDIDDTILHTGVVSSLKWKVAINTIFKRATKRMALEGASDFYHRLHRGNTGTEANPIFYVSHSPWNLYRYLELFLKTNNFPKGPILLRSMSSFRSRNKTDGLPEKQREILNILKTYPKLSFILIGDSGEKDGDIYQEIAGQFPKQVKAIYLRIVTDSKRMLRIKNLFANFKDIPFLIVEKTEDAITHAKEHGFIS; encoded by the coding sequence ATGACGCTATTCGGAAAAAAAGATAAATATCAAATCATAGTCTTCCAGACTTATGGAACGCAAAGTCATTTTTATACTAGAGGCAGGGCTTTGGAGGATGAGAATATCGATTTGGAGCAAAAAGGAATTTTAAACCTTTTAGTAAATTTTTATAAAAGGTTTGAGACCGATGAGGTGGTCAATACGTCCATCTTGACCAATTTAGGTGATGGCACCTCAATTTCTGGTAAGACAGATGATGAAGGCTATTTCTTAATTGATAAGCAAATGGATGCTCTATCGGGATTGGCAAATGAAGAAGGCTGGGTGAATTTTGAAATAGCGTTCACGGATTTCGACTTAAAACGGGAAATTTTGAACAAAAATAAATTCCCTGGAGAAATGTTGATTCCTAGTCCCGAAGCTTCTTTTGGTGTCATTAGTGATATTGACGACACCATTCTCCATACAGGTGTGGTCTCTTCCCTAAAATGGAAGGTTGCCATCAATACTATTTTTAAGAGGGCGACCAAAAGAATGGCTTTGGAAGGAGCGTCAGATTTCTATCACAGGTTGCACAGGGGAAATACAGGAACGGAAGCAAACCCTATATTTTATGTTAGCCATAGTCCATGGAATCTCTATCGGTATTTGGAACTCTTTTTAAAAACGAACAATTTTCCTAAAGGACCTATTCTGCTCCGAAGTATGTCCAGCTTCAGATCTCGAAATAAAACGGACGGATTACCCGAAAAACAACGTGAAATCTTAAACATTCTAAAAACTTATCCGAAATTATCATTTATACTGATTGGAGATAGTGGTGAGAAAGACGGGGACATTTACCAAGAAATTGCGGGACAATTTCCAAAACAGGTAAAAGCTATCTATTTACGAATCGTGACAGATTCAAAACGAATGCTACGTATTAAGAACTTATTTGCAAATTTTAAGGATATTCCGTTTTTAATAGTAGAGAAAACAGAAGACGCCATTACCCACGCGAAGGAACATGGTTTTATTTCCTAG
- a CDS encoding O-acetylhomoserine aminocarboxypropyltransferase/cysteine synthase family protein produces MSDQKLATNALHAGHDTALTGGTRSVPIYQTTSYVFKDTDHAANLFSLAELGFIYTRLNNPTNQILQDRLAAVEGGVGAVVFASGTAAISTGLLTLLRAGDHIVASSSLYGGTFNLLNVTLPRLGITTTFVDASDPSNFKDAVKENTRAFFVESLGNPKLDVLDLKAISKEAKAAKVPFIVDNTVATPVLLNPIEHGANLVIHSLTKYIGGQGNSLGGAIIDAGTFDWTNGKFPEFTEPSAGYHGLVYSEALGAAAFTFKLILEGLRDFGGALSPFNAFQIIQGLETLPVRIKQHSANALELAEWLQGRYEVAWVNYPGLKGNKYYDLAKEYLPKGQSGLVTFGIKGGFDAAKKVTDATKIFSLLANIGDTKSLIIHPASTTHQQLNDEQQAGAGVSKDLIRLSVGLEDIADLKADLEQAFAAVDKSVFA; encoded by the coding sequence ATGAGTGATCAAAAATTAGCAACAAACGCTTTACATGCAGGCCATGACACCGCCCTAACTGGAGGTACAAGGTCAGTACCTATTTATCAAACCACATCGTATGTATTTAAGGATACCGACCATGCCGCCAATCTGTTTTCTTTGGCAGAACTTGGATTTATCTATACACGCTTAAACAACCCCACCAATCAAATATTACAGGACAGATTGGCGGCAGTTGAGGGTGGTGTTGGAGCAGTAGTATTCGCTTCGGGAACTGCGGCTATTTCAACGGGATTATTAACGCTCTTAAGGGCTGGGGACCATATTGTGGCCTCCAGCAGTCTTTATGGGGGTACCTTTAATTTGTTGAATGTCACTTTGCCCAGATTGGGCATAACCACCACGTTTGTAGACGCATCCGACCCATCCAATTTCAAGGATGCTGTTAAGGAAAATACTAGGGCCTTTTTCGTAGAATCATTGGGAAATCCTAAACTGGACGTACTAGATTTGAAGGCTATTTCCAAGGAAGCCAAAGCGGCCAAAGTACCTTTCATTGTGGACAATACCGTGGCTACGCCTGTTTTATTAAATCCTATTGAACATGGCGCGAACTTGGTTATTCATTCACTGACCAAATATATTGGTGGACAAGGCAATTCATTAGGAGGTGCAATCATCGATGCCGGTACGTTTGACTGGACCAATGGTAAGTTCCCGGAATTTACGGAACCATCAGCAGGATACCACGGTTTGGTATACAGTGAAGCATTGGGTGCCGCTGCATTTACTTTTAAATTGATATTGGAAGGATTGCGCGATTTTGGGGGTGCTTTGAGTCCATTTAATGCCTTCCAAATCATTCAAGGATTGGAAACATTACCTGTTAGGATCAAGCAGCATAGCGCAAACGCTTTGGAGTTGGCAGAATGGTTGCAAGGTAGGTATGAAGTGGCGTGGGTAAACTATCCAGGTTTAAAAGGGAATAAATACTATGATTTGGCAAAGGAGTATTTGCCGAAAGGGCAAAGTGGTCTGGTGACTTTTGGCATAAAAGGTGGTTTCGATGCTGCCAAAAAAGTAACGGATGCGACCAAGATATTCTCTTTGTTGGCGAATATTGGGGATACGAAATCCCTGATTATTCACCCAGCTAGCACCACGCACCAACAATTGAACGATGAACAGCAAGCTGGTGCGGGAGTATCAAAAGATTTAATCCGGCTTTCAGTGGGGCTGGAGGATATAGCCGATTTAAAGGCAGATTTGGAACAAGCGTTCGCCGCTGTGGATAAATCTGTTTTTGCATAG
- a CDS encoding GyrI-like domain-containing protein: protein MEQHVADFKIIGISIESTNEGGKSVEDMGKLWGKFYSDGISDKIANKESDLVYSIFTDYESDYTGKYTAIIGHKVESLEEIPDGLVGRQFKGGKYVKFVAKGEMPNAVVDLWKKVWKEDKELKRRYTADFEVYGAKSQNGAESEVDVFIATE from the coding sequence ATGGAACAACATGTTGCTGATTTCAAAATAATCGGAATATCAATCGAATCGACAAATGAAGGTGGAAAATCCGTAGAAGATATGGGTAAACTTTGGGGAAAATTTTACTCGGATGGAATCTCCGATAAAATAGCAAATAAAGAATCGGACCTGGTCTATTCAATTTTTACCGATTATGAAAGCGACTATACGGGAAAGTACACTGCTATTATTGGTCATAAGGTGGAATCATTGGAAGAAATCCCGGATGGACTTGTTGGAAGACAATTTAAAGGTGGAAAGTATGTAAAATTTGTGGCCAAAGGGGAAATGCCAAATGCTGTAGTGGATTTGTGGAAAAAAGTTTGGAAGGAGGATAAAGAATTAAAACGCAGGTATACGGCAGATTTTGAAGTTTATGGAGCAAAATCCCAAAATGGAGCAGAATCGGAAGTAGACGTTTTCATCGCCACAGAATGA
- a CDS encoding deoxynucleoside kinase encodes MHIAVAGNIGAGKTTLTRLLAKHYKWEAHFEDVVDNPYLDDFYNQMERWSFNLQIYFLNSRYRQILQIRESGKNIIQDRTIYEDAHIFAPNLHAMGLMTNRDFKNYSSLFELMETLVKPPDLLIYLRSSIPNLVNQIHKRGREYENTISIDYLSRLNERYEAWVHGYEKGNLLVIDVDKLDFVDSPEDLGTVINKIDAEIHGLF; translated from the coding sequence ATGCACATTGCCGTAGCCGGAAATATTGGAGCAGGGAAAACCACGCTGACAAGATTATTGGCCAAACACTACAAATGGGAAGCTCATTTTGAAGACGTTGTGGACAATCCTTATCTGGACGATTTTTATAATCAGATGGAGCGATGGAGCTTCAATCTTCAGATTTATTTCCTAAACAGTAGGTATCGGCAGATATTACAAATTAGGGAAAGTGGTAAAAACATTATCCAAGACCGGACTATTTACGAGGATGCCCATATTTTCGCACCCAATTTACACGCTATGGGATTGATGACGAACAGGGACTTTAAGAACTATTCCAGTTTGTTCGAGTTGATGGAAACGCTGGTAAAACCCCCTGATTTATTGATATATCTTAGAAGTTCCATTCCCAATTTGGTCAATCAGATTCATAAAAGGGGCCGGGAATATGAAAACACTATTTCTATAGATTATTTGAGTAGATTGAACGAGCGTTATGAAGCATGGGTTCATGGTTACGAAAAAGGAAATCTCTTAGTCATAGATGTGGATAAATTGGACTTTGTCGATAGCCCAGAGGACCTGGGCACCGTAATCAATAAAATTGATGCCGAGATTCACGGGCTGTTCTAG
- the metK gene encoding methionine adenosyltransferase, with the protein MAYLFTSESVSEGHPDKVADQISDALLDHFLAFDPESKVACETLVTTGQVVLAGEVKSDTYLDVQNIAREVINNIGYTKGEYQFSGDSCGVISLIHEQSQDINQGVDRGSKEEQGAGDQGMMFGYATKETENYMPLALDISHRILRTLAEIRREGKEISYLRPDAKAQVTIEYSDDNVPQRIDTIVVSTQHDAFNTDDDKMLAKIKSDIISILIPKVKAQLPVGIQQLFDNQINFHINPTGKFVIGGPHGDTGLTGRKIIVDTYGGKGAHGGGAFSGKDPSKVDRSAAYAARHAAKNLIAAGVADEILVQVSYAIGVVEPTSIFVDTYGTSKIALSDGAIAEKVAQLFDMRPFAIEERLKLRNPIYLETAAYGHMGKEPQTVTKVFESPYNGRVEKEVELFTWEKLDSVDKIKAAFGIN; encoded by the coding sequence ATGGCATATTTATTTACATCAGAATCTGTTAGTGAAGGACATCCAGATAAAGTTGCAGACCAGATAAGTGATGCTTTGTTAGATCATTTTTTGGCTTTTGACCCAGAAAGCAAAGTGGCATGCGAGACGTTGGTGACAACGGGTCAAGTCGTGCTTGCCGGAGAAGTGAAAAGTGATACTTATTTGGACGTTCAGAATATTGCGAGGGAAGTCATCAACAATATTGGCTACACCAAAGGAGAATATCAGTTCAGTGGTGATTCCTGTGGCGTAATTTCTTTAATTCACGAGCAATCCCAAGATATTAACCAAGGTGTGGATCGCGGTTCCAAGGAAGAGCAGGGTGCCGGGGATCAAGGTATGATGTTCGGATATGCAACCAAGGAAACGGAGAACTACATGCCGTTGGCATTGGATATTTCCCATCGTATTTTAAGGACCTTGGCGGAGATAAGGAGAGAAGGTAAGGAAATTTCCTATCTAAGGCCAGACGCCAAAGCGCAGGTTACCATCGAGTATTCCGACGACAACGTACCACAGCGTATTGATACCATTGTAGTATCTACGCAACACGATGCTTTTAACACGGACGACGATAAAATGTTGGCGAAGATTAAATCGGACATCATTTCCATCCTTATCCCCAAGGTAAAGGCGCAACTTCCCGTAGGGATACAGCAACTTTTTGACAATCAAATTAATTTTCACATCAACCCAACGGGGAAATTCGTAATCGGCGGTCCCCATGGAGATACAGGTCTTACGGGAAGAAAAATAATCGTTGATACCTATGGTGGAAAGGGCGCTCATGGTGGCGGAGCATTCAGCGGAAAGGATCCCAGTAAGGTAGATCGGAGCGCGGCGTACGCGGCTAGACATGCAGCCAAGAATTTAATCGCGGCGGGTGTTGCAGATGAAATTCTAGTTCAAGTGAGCTATGCGATCGGAGTAGTAGAACCAACTTCAATTTTTGTGGATACTTATGGCACCTCTAAAATAGCACTAAGCGATGGGGCAATTGCGGAGAAAGTCGCCCAACTATTTGATATGCGCCCTTTTGCCATTGAAGAACGCTTAAAACTCAGAAATCCAATTTATTTGGAGACGGCGGCTTATGGCCATATGGGGAAAGAACCACAAACGGTAACAAAGGTTTTTGAATCACCTTACAATGGTAGGGTAGAAAAAGAAGTAGAACTTTTTACTTGGGAAAAGTTGGATAGCGTAGACAAAATCAAGGCCGCTTTTGGGATCAATTAA
- the thrA gene encoding bifunctional aspartate kinase/homoserine dehydrogenase I, translating to MLQHLKIEQYTTLGGVSQDIKLSYQLFGRELHSAPIVLVNHALTGNSNVTGKEGWWSALIGNGKCIDTQKYTVLSFNIPGNGYDKFVIDNYKDFVAGDVARIFLLGLGQLGINRLFAIIGGSLGGGIAWEMAALNSKLTQHLIPVASDWKSTDWLIANCQIQEQFLVNSKKPVHDARMHAMLCYRTPESFKERFKRTTNEELQVFNVESWLMHHGEKLQERFQLSAYKLMNQLLKTIDVTRNGDQNFINLQNSDTNIHIIGVDSDLFFTAKENKDTFKQLAQANSNVTYGEVQSLHGHDAFLMEFEQMEKLLDGIFNTNGKRGKVKILKFGGKSLSNGEGLEHVLDVIVSKVKNKEHIAVVVSAREKATDQLETILEKAAKGHNYRKEFEAFEKYQQHTYSNVNLSKEFAALARLFEGVSLLGDYSPKIKDEVLAYGELISGKLVTKLLIGKGIKAKMLDSRDLITTDDSYGDAKVIEALSKERVLIEFSKVPSESVAVITGYIGATEDGSTTTLGRNGSNYSAALFANFLDAEELQNYTHVDGIFTANPDYVPEARRISNLSYAEANELANFGATILHAKTIIPLIEKNIPLRILNTYNNDNEGTLISAKSSKEGIKSLSVIEDVALINLEGRGLLGKVGIDARIFRTLEANNISVSIISQGSSERGIGLVVKRDKAKKAKLALDKEFTSDFQAKDINTITVVADVSVISIVGQDLSTFHNPYNALIKNRIIPLLFNNTVSGKNVSLVVRKSDLTKALNVMHGQIFGVSKKVNLAIFGHGNVGGTLIDQILKSNETIEKRKGLDLRVFAIANSRKTFLNAKGISKNWKKDIKVKGKKYQIQDIIDFASENHLENLIVVDNTASQDFVAHYFDFVENGFDVVSSNKIANTLGFDYYQLLREELVKSQKQYLYETNVGAGLPLIDTIKLLHLSGENITRIKGVFSGSLSYIFNTFSEVDTSFSSIVKDAMRQGFTEPDPREDLSGNDVGRKLLILARELDLSNEFSDINIQNLIPSALQKGETKFFMDNIEVLNDKFNEIKKNQKPGHVLRYVGELHGNLQKEKGILDVKLVSVPKESALGQVKGSDSIIEIYTESYGKHPLVIQGAGAGAAVTARGVFGDILRIAEKG from the coding sequence ATGCTACAGCATCTTAAAATTGAGCAGTATACCACTCTGGGTGGTGTTTCCCAAGATATAAAACTCTCCTACCAACTTTTTGGTCGGGAGCTTCATTCTGCACCTATCGTTTTGGTCAATCATGCCCTAACTGGTAATTCCAACGTCACTGGAAAGGAGGGCTGGTGGTCTGCACTGATCGGGAATGGAAAATGTATCGACACTCAAAAGTATACGGTACTTTCCTTTAATATTCCAGGTAATGGCTACGATAAGTTTGTCATAGATAATTACAAGGATTTTGTGGCAGGAGATGTGGCACGGATTTTCCTTTTGGGCTTGGGTCAGTTAGGGATAAATCGTCTATTCGCTATAATCGGTGGTTCGTTGGGAGGTGGTATAGCCTGGGAAATGGCTGCATTAAATTCCAAACTAACGCAACATTTGATTCCTGTAGCATCGGACTGGAAATCTACGGACTGGTTGATTGCCAACTGTCAAATTCAAGAGCAGTTTTTAGTAAATTCTAAAAAGCCGGTACACGATGCTCGTATGCATGCCATGTTGTGTTACAGAACCCCCGAATCCTTTAAGGAACGCTTTAAGCGAACCACCAATGAGGAGCTTCAGGTTTTTAATGTGGAAAGTTGGTTGATGCACCACGGCGAAAAATTGCAGGAACGGTTTCAGTTATCGGCCTATAAATTAATGAACCAATTGCTGAAAACCATTGACGTAACCAGAAATGGAGACCAGAATTTCATCAATCTACAAAATAGTGATACCAATATTCACATTATAGGTGTGGATTCGGATCTGTTCTTTACTGCCAAAGAAAACAAGGACACCTTTAAGCAGTTGGCGCAGGCCAATAGTAACGTAACGTACGGCGAGGTACAATCGTTACACGGACATGACGCATTTTTAATGGAGTTTGAGCAAATGGAAAAATTGCTCGACGGTATTTTTAATACCAATGGAAAACGCGGAAAAGTTAAGATCTTAAAGTTTGGCGGTAAATCTTTAAGTAACGGGGAAGGGTTGGAGCACGTCCTCGACGTTATTGTTTCCAAGGTCAAAAATAAGGAGCACATTGCGGTCGTTGTTTCGGCGCGAGAAAAGGCTACGGATCAGTTAGAGACTATCTTAGAAAAAGCTGCTAAAGGACATAACTACAGAAAGGAATTTGAGGCCTTTGAAAAATACCAGCAACATACCTACTCGAATGTAAACCTATCCAAAGAATTTGCTGCACTCGCGAGATTGTTCGAGGGCGTATCCTTACTAGGCGATTACAGCCCTAAGATAAAAGATGAGGTGTTGGCTTATGGAGAGTTGATATCGGGTAAGTTGGTCACTAAACTGCTTATTGGCAAGGGAATTAAAGCCAAAATGTTGGATTCTAGGGATTTGATTACTACGGATGATTCTTATGGAGATGCAAAAGTAATTGAAGCCTTATCCAAGGAAAGAGTCTTGATTGAATTTTCCAAAGTGCCAAGTGAAAGCGTAGCTGTAATCACTGGATATATAGGCGCTACGGAGGATGGGTCTACGACCACGCTGGGAAGGAACGGGAGTAACTATTCCGCCGCTTTATTCGCTAATTTTTTGGATGCGGAAGAACTACAGAATTATACCCACGTGGATGGCATATTTACCGCAAATCCAGATTATGTGCCAGAGGCAAGACGAATTTCCAATTTGTCCTATGCGGAAGCCAACGAACTGGCCAATTTTGGGGCTACCATTCTACATGCCAAAACGATAATTCCTTTAATCGAAAAGAATATTCCGTTACGTATTTTGAATACGTATAATAATGACAATGAAGGCACCCTGATCAGCGCTAAATCGAGTAAAGAAGGTATTAAGTCATTATCGGTAATTGAGGATGTTGCCCTGATCAACTTAGAGGGTAGGGGCCTTTTAGGAAAAGTAGGTATTGATGCCCGTATTTTCAGAACGTTGGAAGCCAACAACATCAGTGTTAGTATCATCTCTCAGGGTTCTTCGGAACGTGGAATCGGGCTTGTCGTAAAACGGGATAAGGCCAAAAAAGCAAAACTGGCGTTGGATAAAGAATTTACGAGCGATTTTCAGGCTAAGGATATCAATACGATAACCGTGGTGGCGGACGTCTCTGTAATCTCCATTGTAGGGCAGGATTTAAGCACGTTCCATAATCCGTACAATGCCCTCATAAAAAATAGGATTATACCACTCCTTTTCAACAATACGGTATCGGGTAAAAACGTGAGTTTGGTGGTAAGGAAATCCGATTTGACCAAGGCTTTGAACGTGATGCACGGACAAATATTTGGGGTCAGCAAAAAAGTGAATCTGGCCATTTTTGGGCATGGTAATGTAGGAGGAACCTTGATAGACCAGATTTTGAAATCGAACGAAACCATTGAAAAAAGAAAAGGCTTGGATTTAAGGGTTTTCGCTATCGCGAATTCTCGTAAAACATTTTTGAATGCCAAAGGAATTTCCAAGAACTGGAAAAAAGACATTAAGGTAAAGGGGAAGAAATATCAAATTCAGGATATTATTGATTTTGCCTCAGAAAACCATTTAGAAAATTTGATTGTGGTAGATAATACGGCCAGTCAAGATTTTGTGGCCCATTATTTTGATTTTGTAGAGAATGGTTTTGATGTGGTTTCTTCCAATAAAATAGCCAACACCCTAGGTTTTGATTATTACCAATTGCTACGGGAGGAATTGGTTAAAAGTCAAAAACAGTATCTCTATGAGACCAATGTAGGCGCCGGACTTCCGTTGATAGATACCATAAAACTCCTGCACTTATCCGGGGAGAACATCACCCGTATCAAGGGCGTTTTCTCGGGTTCCTTGAGTTATATTTTCAATACGTTTTCCGAAGTGGACACTTCGTTTTCCTCCATTGTTAAGGATGCCATGCGGCAAGGTTTTACAGAACCTGACCCCAGGGAAGATTTATCGGGGAATGATGTAGGTAGAAAATTGCTGATTTTGGCCAGGGAGTTGGATTTGAGTAACGAGTTCTCGGACATCAACATCCAGAATTTAATTCCTTCGGCTTTACAAAAGGGAGAAACAAAATTCTTTATGGATAACATAGAAGTGCTGAACGACAAGTTCAACGAAATAAAGAAGAACCAAAAACCCGGTCATGTGCTCAGATATGTTGGCGAATTGCATGGTAATCTGCAAAAGGAGAAAGGTATACTGGACGTAAAATTAGTATCGGTTCCCAAGGAAAGTGCTTTGGGGCAAGTAAAGGGTTCAGATTCAATCATAGAAATCTATACCGAATCCTACGGTAAACATCCACTGGTCATCCAAGGGGCCGGTGCCGGTGCCGCGGTAACGGCTAGGGGTGTTTTTGGAGATATACTGCGGATTGCAGAGAAAGGGTGA
- a CDS encoding GNAT family N-acetyltransferase, with protein sequence MKPIIKLRSFEIEDKVRLAQLANNKKIYDNVRDHFPFPYNESNAISFINRTLEENPKQTFGITYEGELCGGIGLILQTDVYRKTAEIGYWIGEPFWGKGITTKAVALITEYGFNELDLIRIYAGVFDFNKGSMKVLEKNGFIKEGVFKNAVIKNNGICDEHRYYKLKED encoded by the coding sequence ATGAAACCCATTATCAAATTAAGATCGTTTGAGATAGAAGACAAAGTCCGTTTAGCCCAACTAGCGAACAATAAAAAGATTTATGATAATGTACGGGACCACTTTCCTTTTCCCTACAACGAGTCCAATGCTATTTCCTTTATAAATAGAACACTGGAGGAAAATCCAAAACAGACGTTCGGCATAACATACGAAGGTGAATTATGTGGTGGGATTGGTTTAATCCTGCAAACGGACGTGTACAGAAAAACCGCAGAAATCGGCTATTGGATTGGGGAGCCATTTTGGGGCAAGGGAATCACAACTAAAGCTGTAGCCCTCATAACGGAATACGGTTTCAATGAACTTGACCTGATCAGGATATACGCTGGGGTATTCGATTTTAATAAAGGTTCCATGAAAGTGCTCGAAAAAAATGGATTTATAAAAGAAGGGGTCTTTAAGAATGCCGTTATAAAGAATAACGGTATTTGCGATGAGCACCGCTACTATAAACTAAAGGAGGATTAA